In one window of Bos taurus isolate L1 Dominette 01449 registration number 42190680 breed Hereford chromosome 4, ARS-UCD2.0, whole genome shotgun sequence DNA:
- the KCNH2 gene encoding voltage-gated inwardly rectifying potassium channel KCNH2 isoform X5 encodes MAAPSGKASRTGVLQPRAQKGRVRRAVRISSLVAQEVLSLGADVLPEYKLQAPRIHRWTILHYSPFKAVWDWLILLLVIYTAVFTPYSAAFLLKETEEAPLAPDCGYACQPLAVVDLIVDIMFIVDILINFRTTYVNANEEVVSHPGRIAVHYFKGWFLIDMVAAIPFDLLIFGSGSEELIGLLKTARLLRLVRVARKLDRYSEYGAAVLFLLMCTFALIAHWLACIWYAIGNMEQPHMDSRIGWLHNLGDQIGKPYNSSGLGGPSIKDKYVTALYFTFSSLTSVGFGNVSPNTNSEKIFSICVMLIGSLMYASIFGNVSAIIQRLYSGTARYHTQMLRVREFIRFHQIPNPLRQRLEEYFQHAWSYTNGIDMNAVLKGFPECLQADICLHLNRSLLQHCKPFRGATKGCLRALAMKFKTTHAPPGDTLVHAGDLLTALYFISRGSIEILRGDVVVAILGKNDIFGEPLNLYARPGKSNGDVRALTYCDLHKIHRDDLLEVLDMYPEFSDHFWSSLEITFNLRDTNMIPGSPGSAELEGGFNRQRKRKLSFRRRTDKDPEQPGEVSALGPSRAGAGPSGRGRQGGPWGESLSSGPSSPESSEDEGPGRSSSPLRLVPFSSPRPPGEPPGGDPLTEDGEKSSDTCNPLSGAFSGVSNIFSFWGDSRGRQYQELPRCPAPAPSLLNIPLSSPGRRPRGDVETRLDALQRQLNRLETRLSADMATVLQLLQRQMTLVPPAYSAVTTPGPGPASTSPLLPAGPIPTLTLDSLSQVSQFMACEELPQDGPTRRLSLPGQLGALTSQPLHRHGSDPGS; translated from the exons ATGGCGGCCCCGTCGGGGAAGGCGAGCAGGACAGGGGTCCTGCAGCCCAGGGCCCAGAAAGGCCGGGTGAGACGGGCCGTGCGCATCTCCAGCCTGGTGGCCCAGGAG GTCCTGTCCCTGGGGGCTGACGTGCTGCCGGAGTACAAGCTGCAGGCGCCCCGCATCCACCGCTGGACCATCCTGCACTACAGCCCCTTCAAGGCCGTGTGGGACTGGCTCATCCTGCTCCTGGTCATCTACACCGCGGTCTTCACCCCCTACTCAGCCGCCTTCCTGCTGAAGGAGACTGAAGAGGCGCCCCTGGCCCCCGACTGTGGCTACGCCTGCCAGCCGCTGGCTGTGGTGGACCTCATCGTCGACATCATGTTCATCGTGGACATCCTCATCAACTTCCGCACCACCTACGTCAACGCCAACGAGGAGGTGGTCAGCCACCCCGGCCGCATCGCCGTCCACTACTTCAAGGGCTGGTTCCTCATTGACATGGTGGCCGCCATCCCCTTTGACCTGCTCATCTTCGGCTCTGGCTCCGAGGAG CTGATTGGGCTGCTGAAGACGGCGCGGCTGCTGCGGCTGGTACGTGTGGCCCGGAAGCTGGACCGATACTCGGAATATGGGGCGGCCGTGCTCTTTCTGCTCATGTGCACCTTCGCACTCATCGCGCACTGGCTGGCCTGCATCTGGTACGCCATAGGCAACATGGAGCAGCCGCATATGGACTCCCGCATCGGCTGGCTGCACAACCTGGGCGATCAGATCGGCAAGCCCTACAACAGCAGCGGCCTGGGCGGCCCCTCCATCAAAGACAAGTATGTCACCGCCCTCTACTTCACCTTCAGCAGCCTCACCAGCGTGGGCTTCGGCAACGTGTCCCCCAACACCAACTCGGAGAAGATCTTTTCCATCTGTGTCATGCTCATTGGCT ccctcaTGTATGCCAGTATCTTCGGCAACGTGTCGGCCATCATCCAGCGGCTATACTCGGGCACAGCGCGCTACCACACACAGATGCTCCGTGTTCGGGAGTTCATCCGCTTCCACCAGATCCCCAACCCGCTGCGCCAGCGCCTTGAGGAGTACTTCCAGCATGCCTGGTCCTACACCAACGGCATCGACATGAATGCG gtgCTGAAGGGCTTCCCCGAGTGCCTGCAGGCTGACATCTGTCTGCACCTGAACCGCTCGCTGCTGCAGCACTGCAAGCCCTTCCGAGGGGCCACCAAGGGCTGCCTGCGGGCCCTGGCCATGAAGTTCAAGACGACGCACGCACCGCCCGGAGACACGCTGGTGCACGCCGGGGACCTGCTCACAGCCCTCTACTTCATCTCCCGGGGCTCCATCGAGATCCTGCGGGGTGACGTGGTCGTGGCCATCCTGG GGAAGAACGACATCTTCGGAGAGCCTCTGAACCTGTACGCGCGCCCTGGGAAGTCCAACGGGGACGTGCGGGCCCTCACCTACTGCGACCTGCACAAGATCCACCGCGACGACCTGCTGGAGGTGCTGGACATGTACCCCGAGTTCTCTGACCACTTCTGGTCCAGCCTGGAGATCACCTTCAACCTGCGGGAT ACCAACATGATCCCCGGCTCTCCGGGCAGCGCGGAGTTGGAGGGCGGGTTCAACCGGCAACGCAAACGCAAGCTGTCCTTCCGACGGCGCACGGACAAGG ACCCGGAGCAGCCAGGGGAGGTGTCGGCCTTGGGGCCGAGCCGGGCGGGGGCAGGGCCGAGTGGCCGGGGCCGGCAGGGGGGGCCGTGGGGGGAGAGCCTGTCCAGCGGCCCCTCCAGCCCCGAGAGCAGTGAGGATGAGGGCCCAGGCCGCAGCTCCAGCCCCCTCCGCCTGGTGCCCTTCTCCAGCCCCAGGCCCCCCGGAGAGCCGCCGGGTGGGGACCCCCTGACCGAGGATGGCGAGAAGAGCAGCGACACTTGTAACCCACTATCAG GCGCCTTCTCAGGAGTGTCCAACATCTTCAGCTTCTGGGGGGACAGCCGTGGCCGCCAGTACCAGGAGCTGCCTCGCtgtcctgcccccgcccccagcctcctCAACATCCCCCTTTCCAGCCCTGGCCGTCGGCCGCGGGGAGACGTGGAGACCAGGCTGGACGCCCTCCAGAGGCAGCTCAATAG GCTGGAGACCCGGCTGAGTGCAGACATGGCCACCGTCCTGCAGCTGCTGCAGAGACAGATGACGCTGGTCCCGCCAGCCTACAGTGCTGTGACCACCCCGGGGCCCGGCCCCGCCTCCACCTCCCCCCTGCTGCCCGCaggccccatccccaccctcacCCTGGACTCGCTTTCTCAG GTTTCCCAGTTCATGGCGTGCGAGGAGCTGCCCCAAGACGGACCCACTCGACGCCTCTCCCTGCCGGGCCAGCTGGGGGCCCTAACCTCCCAGCCCCTGCACAGACATGGCTCAGACCCGGGAAGTTAG
- the KCNH2 gene encoding voltage-gated inwardly rectifying potassium channel KCNH2 isoform X4, whose amino-acid sequence MQRPCTCDFLHGPRTQRRAAAQIAQALLGAEERKVEIAFYRKDGSCFLCLVDVVPVKNEDGAVIMFILNFEVVMEKGLVGSPARDTNHRAPPTSWLAAGRAKTFRLKLPALLALTARDSSVRPGSAGGAGAPGAVVVDVDLTPAAPSSESLALDEVTAMDNHVAGRAAEERRALVGPGSPPPPPPPPPLPACVPGPHPSPRAHSLNPDASGSSCSLARTRSRESCASVRRASSADDIEAMRTGALPPPPPRHASTGAMHPLRSGLLNSTSDSDLVRYRTISKIPQITLNFVDLKGDPFLASPTSDREIIAPKIKERTHNVTEKVTQVLSLGADVLPEYKLQAPRIHRWTILHYSPFKAVWDWLILLLVIYTAVFTPYSAAFLLKETEEAPLAPDCGYACQPLAVVDLIVDIMFIVDILINFRTTYVNANEEVVSHPGRIAVHYFKGWFLIDMVAAIPFDLLIFGSGSEELIGLLKTARLLRLVRVARKLDRYSEYGAAVLFLLMCTFALIAHWLACIWYAIGNMEQPHMDSRIGWLHNLGDQIGKPYNSSGLGGPSIKDKYVTALYFTFSSLTSVGFGNVSPNTNSEKIFSICVMLIGSLMYASIFGNVSAIIQRLYSGTARYHTQMLRVREFIRFHQIPNPLRQRLEEYFQHAWSYTNGIDMNAVLKGFPECLQADICLHLNRSLLQHCKPFRGATKGCLRALAMKFKTTHAPPGDTLVHAGDLLTALYFISRGSIEILRGDVVVAILGKNDIFGEPLNLYARPGKSNGDVRALTYCDLHKIHRDDLLEVLDMYPEFSDHFWSSLEITFNLRDTNMIPGSPGSAELEGGFNRQRKRKLSFRRRTDKAPGPPESRRVGTP is encoded by the exons GGAGCTGCTTCCTGTGCCTGGTGGATGTGGTACCTGTGAAGAATGAAGATGGAGCCGTCATCATGTTCATTCTCAACTTTGAGGTGGTGAtggagaagggcctggtgggGTCGCCGGCCCGGGACACCAACCACCGCGCCCCTCCCACCAGCTGGCTGGCCGCCG GCCGCGCCAAGACCTTCCGATTGAAGCTACCCGCGCTGCTGGCCTTGACTGCCCGGGATTCGTCGGTGCGGCCGGGTAGCGCAGGCGGTGCGGGCGCCCCGGGGGCCGTGGTGGTGGACGTGGACTTGACGCCCGCGGCCCCCAGCAGCGAGTCCCTGGCCCTGGATGAGGTGACGGCCATGGACAACCACGTGGCGGGGAGGGCGGCGGAGGAGCGGCGCGCGCTGGTGGGTCCCGGCTCGCCGCCGCCCCCGCCTCCTCCGCCGCCTCTGCCGGCTTGTGTGCCAGGCCCGCATCCATCGCCCCGGGCGCACAGCCTCAACCCTGATGCCTCAGGCTCCAGCTGCAGTCTGGCCCGGACGCGCTCACGAGAGAGCTGCGCCAGCGTGCGCCGGGCCTCCTCTGCCGACGACATCGAGGCCATGCGCACCGGGGCGCTGCCCCCGCCACCGCCGCGCCACGCCAGCACCG ggGCCATGCACCCCCTGCGCAGCGGCCTGCTTAACTCCACCTCTGATTCGGACCTCGTGCGCTACCGCACCATCAGCAAGATCCCCCAGATCACCCTCAACTTCGTGGATCTCAAGGGCGACCCCTTCCTGGCTTCGCCCACCAGCGACAGGGAGATCATAGCCCCTAAGATAAAGGAGCGGACCCACAACGTCACCGAGAAGGTCACCCAG GTCCTGTCCCTGGGGGCTGACGTGCTGCCGGAGTACAAGCTGCAGGCGCCCCGCATCCACCGCTGGACCATCCTGCACTACAGCCCCTTCAAGGCCGTGTGGGACTGGCTCATCCTGCTCCTGGTCATCTACACCGCGGTCTTCACCCCCTACTCAGCCGCCTTCCTGCTGAAGGAGACTGAAGAGGCGCCCCTGGCCCCCGACTGTGGCTACGCCTGCCAGCCGCTGGCTGTGGTGGACCTCATCGTCGACATCATGTTCATCGTGGACATCCTCATCAACTTCCGCACCACCTACGTCAACGCCAACGAGGAGGTGGTCAGCCACCCCGGCCGCATCGCCGTCCACTACTTCAAGGGCTGGTTCCTCATTGACATGGTGGCCGCCATCCCCTTTGACCTGCTCATCTTCGGCTCTGGCTCCGAGGAG CTGATTGGGCTGCTGAAGACGGCGCGGCTGCTGCGGCTGGTACGTGTGGCCCGGAAGCTGGACCGATACTCGGAATATGGGGCGGCCGTGCTCTTTCTGCTCATGTGCACCTTCGCACTCATCGCGCACTGGCTGGCCTGCATCTGGTACGCCATAGGCAACATGGAGCAGCCGCATATGGACTCCCGCATCGGCTGGCTGCACAACCTGGGCGATCAGATCGGCAAGCCCTACAACAGCAGCGGCCTGGGCGGCCCCTCCATCAAAGACAAGTATGTCACCGCCCTCTACTTCACCTTCAGCAGCCTCACCAGCGTGGGCTTCGGCAACGTGTCCCCCAACACCAACTCGGAGAAGATCTTTTCCATCTGTGTCATGCTCATTGGCT ccctcaTGTATGCCAGTATCTTCGGCAACGTGTCGGCCATCATCCAGCGGCTATACTCGGGCACAGCGCGCTACCACACACAGATGCTCCGTGTTCGGGAGTTCATCCGCTTCCACCAGATCCCCAACCCGCTGCGCCAGCGCCTTGAGGAGTACTTCCAGCATGCCTGGTCCTACACCAACGGCATCGACATGAATGCG gtgCTGAAGGGCTTCCCCGAGTGCCTGCAGGCTGACATCTGTCTGCACCTGAACCGCTCGCTGCTGCAGCACTGCAAGCCCTTCCGAGGGGCCACCAAGGGCTGCCTGCGGGCCCTGGCCATGAAGTTCAAGACGACGCACGCACCGCCCGGAGACACGCTGGTGCACGCCGGGGACCTGCTCACAGCCCTCTACTTCATCTCCCGGGGCTCCATCGAGATCCTGCGGGGTGACGTGGTCGTGGCCATCCTGG GGAAGAACGACATCTTCGGAGAGCCTCTGAACCTGTACGCGCGCCCTGGGAAGTCCAACGGGGACGTGCGGGCCCTCACCTACTGCGACCTGCACAAGATCCACCGCGACGACCTGCTGGAGGTGCTGGACATGTACCCCGAGTTCTCTGACCACTTCTGGTCCAGCCTGGAGATCACCTTCAACCTGCGGGAT ACCAACATGATCCCCGGCTCTCCGGGCAGCGCGGAGTTGGAGGGCGGGTTCAACCGGCAACGCAAACGCAAGCTGTCCTTCCGACGGCGCACGGACAAGG CCCCAGGCCCCCCGGAGAGCCGCCGGGTGGGGACCCCCTGA
- the KCNH2 gene encoding voltage-gated inwardly rectifying potassium channel KCNH2 isoform X3, whose protein sequence is MQRPCTCDFLHGPRTQRRAAAQIAQALLGAEERKVEIAFYRKDGSCFLCLVDVVPVKNEDGAVIMFILNFEVVMEKGLVGSPARDTNHRAPPTSWLAAGRAKTFRLKLPALLALTARDSSVRPGSAGGAGAPGAVVVDVDLTPAAPSSESLALDEVTAMDNHVAGRAAEERRALVGPGSPPPPPPPPPLPACVPGPHPSPRAHSLNPDASGSSCSLARTRSRESCASVRRASSADDIEAMRTGALPPPPPRHASTGAMHPLRSGLLNSTSDSDLVRYRTISKIPQITLNFVDLKGDPFLASPTSDREIIAPKIKERTHNVTEKVTQVLSLGADVLPEYKLQAPRIHRWTILHYSPFKAVWDWLILLLVIYTAVFTPYSAAFLLKETEEAPLAPDCGYACQPLAVVDLIVDIMFIVDILINFRTTYVNANEEVVSHPGRIAVHYFKGWFLIDMVAAIPFDLLIFGSGSEELIGLLKTARLLRLVRVARKLDRYSEYGAAVLFLLMCTFALIAHWLACIWYAIGNMEQPHMDSRIGWLHNLGDQIGKPYNSSGLGGPSIKDKYVTALYFTFSSLTSVGFGNVSPNTNSEKIFSICVMLIGSLMYASIFGNVSAIIQRLYSGTARYHTQMLRVREFIRFHQIPNPLRQRLEEYFQHAWSYTNGIDMNAVLKGFPECLQADICLHLNRSLLQHCKPFRGATKGCLRALAMKFKTTHAPPGDTLVHAGDLLTALYFISRGSIEILRGDVVVAILGKNDIFGEPLNLYARPGKSNGDVRALTYCDLHKIHRDDLLEVLDMYPEFSDHFWSSLEITFNLRDTNMIPGSPGSAELEGGFNRQRKRKLSFRRRTDKGQLEMSPPPGSPLPHSRAGARLSILGPHRAGVLMGAALNQRGEERQGKGGRGGQHGRGGLGPGVPESPAQQCY, encoded by the exons GGAGCTGCTTCCTGTGCCTGGTGGATGTGGTACCTGTGAAGAATGAAGATGGAGCCGTCATCATGTTCATTCTCAACTTTGAGGTGGTGAtggagaagggcctggtgggGTCGCCGGCCCGGGACACCAACCACCGCGCCCCTCCCACCAGCTGGCTGGCCGCCG GCCGCGCCAAGACCTTCCGATTGAAGCTACCCGCGCTGCTGGCCTTGACTGCCCGGGATTCGTCGGTGCGGCCGGGTAGCGCAGGCGGTGCGGGCGCCCCGGGGGCCGTGGTGGTGGACGTGGACTTGACGCCCGCGGCCCCCAGCAGCGAGTCCCTGGCCCTGGATGAGGTGACGGCCATGGACAACCACGTGGCGGGGAGGGCGGCGGAGGAGCGGCGCGCGCTGGTGGGTCCCGGCTCGCCGCCGCCCCCGCCTCCTCCGCCGCCTCTGCCGGCTTGTGTGCCAGGCCCGCATCCATCGCCCCGGGCGCACAGCCTCAACCCTGATGCCTCAGGCTCCAGCTGCAGTCTGGCCCGGACGCGCTCACGAGAGAGCTGCGCCAGCGTGCGCCGGGCCTCCTCTGCCGACGACATCGAGGCCATGCGCACCGGGGCGCTGCCCCCGCCACCGCCGCGCCACGCCAGCACCG ggGCCATGCACCCCCTGCGCAGCGGCCTGCTTAACTCCACCTCTGATTCGGACCTCGTGCGCTACCGCACCATCAGCAAGATCCCCCAGATCACCCTCAACTTCGTGGATCTCAAGGGCGACCCCTTCCTGGCTTCGCCCACCAGCGACAGGGAGATCATAGCCCCTAAGATAAAGGAGCGGACCCACAACGTCACCGAGAAGGTCACCCAG GTCCTGTCCCTGGGGGCTGACGTGCTGCCGGAGTACAAGCTGCAGGCGCCCCGCATCCACCGCTGGACCATCCTGCACTACAGCCCCTTCAAGGCCGTGTGGGACTGGCTCATCCTGCTCCTGGTCATCTACACCGCGGTCTTCACCCCCTACTCAGCCGCCTTCCTGCTGAAGGAGACTGAAGAGGCGCCCCTGGCCCCCGACTGTGGCTACGCCTGCCAGCCGCTGGCTGTGGTGGACCTCATCGTCGACATCATGTTCATCGTGGACATCCTCATCAACTTCCGCACCACCTACGTCAACGCCAACGAGGAGGTGGTCAGCCACCCCGGCCGCATCGCCGTCCACTACTTCAAGGGCTGGTTCCTCATTGACATGGTGGCCGCCATCCCCTTTGACCTGCTCATCTTCGGCTCTGGCTCCGAGGAG CTGATTGGGCTGCTGAAGACGGCGCGGCTGCTGCGGCTGGTACGTGTGGCCCGGAAGCTGGACCGATACTCGGAATATGGGGCGGCCGTGCTCTTTCTGCTCATGTGCACCTTCGCACTCATCGCGCACTGGCTGGCCTGCATCTGGTACGCCATAGGCAACATGGAGCAGCCGCATATGGACTCCCGCATCGGCTGGCTGCACAACCTGGGCGATCAGATCGGCAAGCCCTACAACAGCAGCGGCCTGGGCGGCCCCTCCATCAAAGACAAGTATGTCACCGCCCTCTACTTCACCTTCAGCAGCCTCACCAGCGTGGGCTTCGGCAACGTGTCCCCCAACACCAACTCGGAGAAGATCTTTTCCATCTGTGTCATGCTCATTGGCT ccctcaTGTATGCCAGTATCTTCGGCAACGTGTCGGCCATCATCCAGCGGCTATACTCGGGCACAGCGCGCTACCACACACAGATGCTCCGTGTTCGGGAGTTCATCCGCTTCCACCAGATCCCCAACCCGCTGCGCCAGCGCCTTGAGGAGTACTTCCAGCATGCCTGGTCCTACACCAACGGCATCGACATGAATGCG gtgCTGAAGGGCTTCCCCGAGTGCCTGCAGGCTGACATCTGTCTGCACCTGAACCGCTCGCTGCTGCAGCACTGCAAGCCCTTCCGAGGGGCCACCAAGGGCTGCCTGCGGGCCCTGGCCATGAAGTTCAAGACGACGCACGCACCGCCCGGAGACACGCTGGTGCACGCCGGGGACCTGCTCACAGCCCTCTACTTCATCTCCCGGGGCTCCATCGAGATCCTGCGGGGTGACGTGGTCGTGGCCATCCTGG GGAAGAACGACATCTTCGGAGAGCCTCTGAACCTGTACGCGCGCCCTGGGAAGTCCAACGGGGACGTGCGGGCCCTCACCTACTGCGACCTGCACAAGATCCACCGCGACGACCTGCTGGAGGTGCTGGACATGTACCCCGAGTTCTCTGACCACTTCTGGTCCAGCCTGGAGATCACCTTCAACCTGCGGGAT ACCAACATGATCCCCGGCTCTCCGGGCAGCGCGGAGTTGGAGGGCGGGTTCAACCGGCAACGCAAACGCAAGCTGTCCTTCCGACGGCGCACGGACAAGG GCCAACTtgaaatgtcacctcctccaggaagccctcttcCACACTCCAGGGCAGGGGCGCGCCTAAGTATATTGGGTCCTCACAGGGCTGGCGTCTTGATGGGCGCTGCTTTGAACCAACGAGGGGAGGAAAGACAGGGCAAAGGAGGGAGAGGTGGCCAGCATGGCAGGGGAGGGCTAGGGCCCGGGGTCCCAGAGAGCCCCGCCCAGCAGTGCTACTGA